CGCCCTTTCTTGCCCATTACCTCTCACTTATTCACTTACTCACCTTTTTTAAGAGAGAAGATCCTTCGGACATACGTCCTCAGGATGACGAGCAAAGGTAAAGTTATATTTACATATACATTCTACAACTTACAAAAATTTTAGAACAGCCTCATACATTAGTCTGAAGAATCTTAGTTTTTTTGATAAAATAAAAAAATTGGTTAAACTGTCAAACAATAGGAGTTTTATAAATGAATGTTTTGCTTATAGGTGATGTAATCGGTAGAACTGGCAGGAGGGCTGTTAAGTCAGTCCTTCCTAATTTGATTGAAGAACTAAACATTGACTTTGTTGTTTTAAATGGTGAAAATTTAGCGCATGGAAACGGCATCACAAAATCAGTTTTTCAAGAAATGATAGAAGTAAAGGTTGATGTTATCACATCAGGAAATCATACCTTTGATAAAAAGGAAGTTTTTGAAATCATTGATGATGAAAGACTTTTAAGACCTGCAAATTTACCGCCATCTGCACCGGGAAAAGGATTTAATGTATATGAAAAAAATGGCTATAAAGTGGCTGTTATAAACCTAATGGGTAGAGCTTTTATGGGAATGGTCTTAGATTGTCCGTTTAGAAAGTTTGATGAAATTTATGAGATTATCAAAGATAAGGTAGATTACATTATCGTAGATTTTCATGCTGAAGCAACATCAGAAAAACAAGCATTTGGCTATTATGTAGATTCAAGAGCTGATATAGTTTTTGGAACCCATACCCATGTACCAACAGCAGATGAAAGATTTTTACCCGGTGGTACCGCTTTTATATCAGATGTAGGAATGACGGGAGCTTTAGACTCTGTTATTGGCGTTAAGAAAGATGAAATCATAAAAAAATTTATCTCAGGAATTCCACAAAAGTATGAACCTGCTGAAGGTCAGTTTATTTTTAATGCACTTTATGTTAATCTTAAAGACAGGAATTTAAAAAGAATGCAGATAAAGGAAGAGGTCGGGAAAGAAGGTAAGGGGTGAAGAATTGAGAATAAAAATAAAGGTGAGAGCATGAATTATAAAAACTTTTTAGATTTACAACTTTCAGAAATAGGAATTGGAACATATTTAGGAAATCCTGACCCGATAACCAATGAAAGCTACAA
This is a stretch of genomic DNA from Sulfurihydrogenibium sp. YO3AOP1. It encodes these proteins:
- a CDS encoding TIGR00282 family metallophosphoesterase encodes the protein MNVLLIGDVIGRTGRRAVKSVLPNLIEELNIDFVVLNGENLAHGNGITKSVFQEMIEVKVDVITSGNHTFDKKEVFEIIDDERLLRPANLPPSAPGKGFNVYEKNGYKVAVINLMGRAFMGMVLDCPFRKFDEIYEIIKDKVDYIIVDFHAEATSEKQAFGYYVDSRADIVFGTHTHVPTADERFLPGGTAFISDVGMTGALDSVIGVKKDEIIKKFISGIPQKYEPAEGQFIFNALYVNLKDRNLKRMQIKEEVGKEGKG